One window of Azospirillaceae bacterium genomic DNA carries:
- a CDS encoding MFS transporter, producing MKMRALIGWGIGSFTSASLVGAVGLLHLRFMTDSLGIAMGLAGMLVVVSKVYDAAIDPVMGVISSRTHTRFGRYRPFLLAGGLLSALSLVLLFNVPQALHGTGMIVFMGFSLLLFSTAYTMFRIPYLAIGRSITQDFHERSRLMTFSVYGSSLGGLAATSAAPFLLAHIGSNREGHGLVAIILAALIALGGTVSFLLITENEGATAERHSLSFRDAWAAIRANQPFQCLMGFKVTMFAALALHISAIPYYTRHVLKASDVSLGSYFLTQTLAMMASQLIWVRVARRFGRRNGLMAAALMQAAVMACWFLVPVAQPQPWIQIIGALGGISSGGIFLGLYTVLSDTMDHSRRLSGNQGRDGILAGVFVMTEKATAAFGTFVFSAILSIVGFTSAKDAGTDMQPAGVVAGISLALWALPALAAAAACLFLRAYRLASADAPQARGTGSAHVALAPAALPAKKI from the coding sequence ATGAAAATGCGGGCGCTGATCGGCTGGGGCATCGGCTCATTCACCTCGGCCTCGCTGGTGGGGGCGGTGGGCCTGCTGCACCTGCGCTTCATGACCGACAGCCTCGGCATCGCCATGGGCCTGGCCGGCATGCTGGTGGTGGTGTCCAAGGTGTACGACGCCGCCATCGACCCGGTCATGGGGGTGATCAGCAGCCGCACGCATACCCGCTTCGGCCGCTACCGCCCCTTCCTGCTGGCGGGTGGCCTGCTGTCCGCCCTGTCCCTGGTGCTGCTGTTCAATGTGCCGCAGGCGCTGCACGGCACGGGCATGATCGTCTTCATGGGCTTCAGCCTGCTGCTGTTCTCCACCGCCTACACCATGTTCCGCATCCCCTACCTGGCCATCGGGCGGTCCATCACCCAGGACTTCCACGAACGGTCGCGCCTGATGACGTTCAGCGTCTACGGATCATCCCTGGGTGGCCTGGCGGCGACCTCGGCCGCCCCCTTCCTGCTGGCCCACATCGGCAGCAACCGTGAGGGCCACGGCCTGGTGGCCATCATCCTGGCCGCCCTGATCGCGCTGGGCGGTACCGTCAGTTTCCTGCTGATCACCGAGAATGAGGGCGCGACGGCGGAGCGGCACAGCCTGTCCTTCCGCGACGCCTGGGCCGCCATCCGCGCCAACCAGCCCTTCCAGTGCCTGATGGGCTTCAAGGTCACCATGTTCGCAGCCCTGGCCCTGCACATCTCCGCCATACCTTATTATACCCGCCACGTCCTGAAGGCGTCGGATGTCAGCCTGGGCAGCTATTTCCTGACCCAGACCCTGGCGATGATGGCGTCGCAGCTGATCTGGGTGCGGGTGGCCCGGCGCTTCGGGCGGCGCAACGGCCTGATGGCGGCGGCCCTGATGCAGGCGGCGGTCATGGCCTGCTGGTTCCTGGTGCCGGTGGCCCAGCCGCAGCCCTGGATCCAGATCATCGGCGCCCTGGGCGGCATTTCCAGCGGCGGCATCTTCCTGGGCCTCTATACCGTGCTGAGCGACACCATGGACCACAGCCGCCGGCTGTCGGGCAACCAGGGCCGCGACGGCATCCTGGCCGGCGTGTTCGTCATGACGGAAAAGGCCACCGCCGCCTTCGGCACTTTCGTTTTCAGCGCCATCCTCAGCATCGTCGGTTTCACCTCCGCCAAGGATGCCGGCACCGACATGCAGCCCGCCGGTGTCGTGGCCGGCATCAGCCTGGCGCTGTGGGCCCTGCCCGCATTGGCCGCCGCCGCCGCCTGCCTGTTCCTGCGCGCCTACCGGCTGGCATCCGCCGATGCGCCGCAGGCCAGGGGCACGGGTTCGGCGCATGTGGCCCTGGCGCCGGCCGCCCTGCCTGCAAAGAAAATCTAA
- a CDS encoding MFS transporter: MVETTVRDGAAPPITASIPTLARPIGPAVAWFTVFTLCVAQIISTIDRGMLALVIDPVRADLKITEIDIALLQGFAFSIFYVTVGLPLGAVADMVSRRRLLVGGILVWSAATIGGGLAQDFGGMFTSRLFIGVGEAVLGPCAVTMISDLFPVHGRGRPMAVYVFGTMIAYGIGSLVSGYILQVAPQGAFDGLPYIGTLAPWRIAFVLVGAFGFVIAAVLGLLREPARQQRAASAETTGFRAGLTHFWAARAVFLPLYGALAFFAMGGAAATGWGAVLLTRAYGYNLGAAGKGLGSAYIAWAAIGAIIASVLVDRVARRAGAVGKVRLAAGLALLCIPSVVAVAAPNGTIATILLAEVMFASALYGTTMLSVISEVAPLRVRGLAVALYAFVMTMIGGSIGPIAVAYLTEHVFKSPAAVGSSMAIVGIAALLLSATLAWVASRHVAKVVQATA; encoded by the coding sequence TTGGTCGAGACGACAGTGCGCGACGGCGCAGCGCCCCCCATCACGGCATCCATCCCGACCCTGGCCCGGCCCATCGGTCCGGCGGTGGCCTGGTTCACCGTCTTCACGCTGTGCGTGGCGCAGATCATCTCCACCATCGACCGCGGCATGCTGGCCCTGGTGATCGACCCCGTGCGCGCCGACCTGAAGATCACCGAGATCGACATCGCGCTGTTGCAGGGTTTCGCCTTTTCCATCTTCTACGTCACGGTCGGGCTGCCGCTGGGGGCGGTCGCCGACATGGTCAGCCGCCGCCGGCTGCTGGTGGGCGGTATCCTGGTGTGGAGTGCCGCCACCATCGGCGGCGGCCTGGCGCAGGATTTCGGCGGCATGTTCACCTCACGCCTGTTCATCGGCGTGGGCGAGGCGGTGCTGGGCCCCTGCGCCGTCACCATGATCAGCGACCTGTTCCCGGTGCACGGCCGCGGCCGCCCCATGGCAGTCTACGTCTTCGGCACCATGATCGCCTACGGCATCGGCTCGCTGGTCAGCGGCTATATCCTGCAAGTCGCCCCCCAGGGGGCGTTCGACGGCCTGCCCTATATCGGCACCCTGGCGCCCTGGCGCATCGCCTTCGTCCTGGTGGGCGCCTTCGGTTTCGTCATCGCCGCCGTGCTGGGCCTGCTGCGCGAACCGGCACGGCAGCAGCGCGCGGCCTCGGCAGAGACGACCGGATTCCGCGCCGGCCTGACCCATTTCTGGGCGGCGCGGGCGGTGTTCCTGCCGCTGTACGGCGCGCTCGCCTTCTTCGCCATGGGCGGTGCGGCCGCCACCGGCTGGGGTGCCGTGCTGCTGACCCGCGCCTACGGCTATAATCTGGGGGCGGCCGGCAAGGGTCTGGGCTCCGCCTACATCGCCTGGGCCGCCATCGGCGCCATCATCGCCAGCGTGCTGGTCGACCGCGTCGCCCGCCGGGCGGGGGCGGTGGGTAAGGTGCGGCTGGCCGCCGGCCTGGCCCTGCTGTGCATCCCCTCGGTGGTCGCGGTCGCCGCCCCCAACGGCACCATCGCCACCATCCTGCTGGCGGAGGTGATGTTCGCCAGCGCCCTCTACGGCACCACCATGCTGTCGGTGATATCGGAGGTGGCGCCCCTGCGGGTGCGCGGCCTGGCGGTGGCGCTGTACGCCTTCGTCATGACCATGATCGGCGGCTCCATCGGCCCCATCGCCGTGGCCTATCTGACCGAACACGTCTTCAAGTCGCCGGCCGCCGTCGGCTCCTCCATGGCCATTGTCGGCATCGCCGCCCTGTTGCTGTCGGCAACACTGGCCTGGGTTGCCTCGCGCCATGTGGCCAAGGTGGTCCAGGCCACCGCCTGA
- a CDS encoding alpha/beta hydrolase has translation MTAPMTSVKRAYADSRHGQLHYRVVQPTDPVAGLPPLLCLHQTPSHSGDWLPVMPDLGARRVVVAADTPGYGMSDPPPAPTTIEDLADIMGTLMTDLAADGVVPAGPFDVMGFHTGSLVATQLARSLPDRVRRAVVFGLAAYPADIRAEKLANLATVFPLPDGTLNHVEKLWSIISQLSDPRRDAEQRHVAMAECLRLGSRMTWGYQSVYRFDFLGAMTAVKQPVLVMNPEDDLWTVTHQTSHTYPNGRRFDIPGVKHGVLELEKALVLAEIEAFLAP, from the coding sequence ATGACCGCCCCCATGACCAGCGTCAAACGCGCCTATGCCGACAGCCGCCACGGCCAGCTTCACTATCGCGTCGTCCAGCCGACGGACCCGGTCGCGGGCCTGCCGCCGCTGCTGTGCCTGCACCAGACGCCCAGCCACAGCGGCGACTGGCTACCCGTGATGCCGGACCTGGGTGCCAGGCGCGTGGTGGTGGCGGCGGACACCCCCGGCTACGGCATGAGCGACCCGCCCCCCGCCCCCACCACCATCGAGGATCTGGCGGACATCATGGGCACTCTGATGACCGACCTGGCGGCCGACGGCGTGGTGCCAGCGGGCCCGTTCGACGTGATGGGTTTCCACACCGGATCCCTGGTCGCCACCCAGCTGGCGCGGTCCCTGCCCGACCGGGTGCGCCGGGCGGTGGTGTTCGGCCTGGCGGCTTACCCGGCCGACATCCGTGCTGAAAAGCTGGCGAACCTGGCCACGGTGTTTCCGCTGCCCGACGGCACGCTGAACCACGTGGAAAAGCTGTGGAGCATCATCAGCCAGTTGAGCGACCCGCGCCGCGACGCGGAACAGCGGCACGTCGCCATGGCGGAATGCCTGCGGCTGGGCAGCCGCATGACCTGGGGCTACCAGTCCGTCTATCGCTTCGATTTCCTGGGCGCCATGACGGCGGTGAAACAGCCGGTGCTGGTCATGAACCCCGAGGATGATTTGTGGACCGTCACGCATCAAACGTCCCACACCTATCCCAACGGCCGGCGCTTCGACATACCGGGCGTCAAGCACGGGGTGCTGGAACTGGAGAAGGCCCTGGTGCTGGCGGAGATCGAGGCCTTCCTGGCGCCTTGA